From the genome of Variovorax sp. RA8, one region includes:
- a CDS encoding fumarylacetoacetate hydrolase family protein: protein MASEYVFTPPATVSLPVVGQAARFPVHRIYCVGRNYEEHAKEMGFTGREPPFFFMKPADAVVVVDADTTGTMAYPTLTKNLHHEIELVAAIGTGGKNIKAADAMKHIFGYAVGLDMTRRDLQGDMKKQGRPWDIGKSFEQSAPTGPIVPAARAGDIEHAEISLQVNGQDRQRSNVSKLIWNMAETIEHLSAAWELQPGDLIFTGTPEGVAAVVAGDTLVGQVAGLPTLTVKVV from the coding sequence ATGGCTTCCGAATACGTCTTCACTCCGCCGGCGACGGTGTCCCTGCCGGTGGTCGGCCAGGCTGCCCGCTTCCCCGTGCACCGCATCTACTGCGTCGGCCGCAACTACGAAGAGCACGCCAAGGAAATGGGCTTTACCGGCCGTGAGCCGCCCTTCTTCTTCATGAAGCCGGCCGATGCCGTGGTCGTCGTCGATGCGGACACGACCGGCACCATGGCCTATCCCACGTTGACCAAGAACCTGCACCACGAGATCGAGCTGGTGGCGGCCATCGGCACGGGCGGCAAGAACATCAAGGCGGCCGATGCGATGAAGCACATCTTCGGCTATGCCGTGGGCCTGGACATGACGCGCCGCGACCTGCAGGGCGACATGAAGAAGCAGGGCCGCCCCTGGGACATCGGCAAGAGCTTCGAGCAGAGCGCGCCCACCGGGCCGATCGTGCCGGCGGCCCGGGCCGGCGACATCGAGCACGCCGAGATCTCCCTTCAGGTCAACGGCCAGGACCGCCAGCGCAGCAACGTGAGCAAGCTGATCTGGAACATGGCCGAGACCATCGAGCACCTCTCTGCCGCCTGGGAGCTGCAGCCCGGCGACCTGATCTTCACCGGCACCCCCGAGGGCGTGGCGGCGGTGGTGGCCGGCGACACCCTGGTCGGCCAGGTCGCGGGCCTGCCCACGCTCACCGTCAAGGTGGTCTGA
- a CDS encoding NUDIX hydrolase, which produces MLLRVPIKHCKNCGTAVVYRIPDDGDTRERAICPACHTVHYENPLNVVGTIPVLGDRVLLCKRNIEPRWGKWTLPAGFMELNETTAQGAARETDEEAGAEYEMEGLFAVMSVVRVGQVHLFYRARLLSDKFDPGHETIEARLFTEEEIPWDEIAFRTVREALTRYFEDRRRGSFDRVHQLDIV; this is translated from the coding sequence ATGCTCCTGCGCGTCCCTATCAAGCACTGCAAGAACTGCGGCACGGCGGTGGTGTACCGCATCCCCGACGACGGCGACACGCGCGAGCGCGCCATCTGTCCGGCCTGCCACACGGTGCACTACGAGAACCCGCTCAACGTGGTGGGCACCATCCCCGTGCTGGGCGATCGCGTGCTGCTGTGCAAGCGCAACATCGAGCCGCGCTGGGGCAAGTGGACGCTGCCGGCCGGCTTCATGGAGCTCAACGAGACAACCGCCCAGGGCGCGGCGCGCGAGACCGACGAGGAGGCCGGCGCGGAATACGAGATGGAAGGCCTGTTCGCGGTGATGAGCGTGGTGCGGGTGGGCCAGGTGCACCTGTTCTACCGGGCTCGCCTTCTCAGCGACAAGTTCGACCCCGGGCACGAGACGATCGAGGCCCGCCTCTTCACCGAGGAAGAGATCCCCTGGGACGAGATCGCCTTCCGCACCGTGCGCGAAGCACTCACCCGCTACTTCGAGGACCGCCGGCGCGGCAGCTTCGACCGCGTCCATCAGTTGGACATCGTATGA
- a CDS encoding CreA family protein — MKLLRASLCCALLLAAQAQAEQVGEVDTAFKLIGPDHKIVVEAYDDPKVSGVTCYVSRAKTGGISGAFGLAEDKSEASIACRQVGPVRVTQPLPKREEVYSERLSILFKRLRVVRMVDGPRNTLVYLTYSDRLVEGSPKNSITAVPIDRAMPIPLK; from the coding sequence ATGAAGCTCCTTCGCGCATCGCTGTGCTGCGCCCTGCTGCTGGCTGCACAGGCGCAGGCCGAGCAGGTCGGCGAGGTCGACACCGCCTTCAAGCTGATCGGCCCCGATCACAAGATCGTGGTCGAGGCTTACGACGACCCTAAGGTCAGCGGCGTGACCTGCTATGTCTCGCGCGCCAAGACCGGCGGCATCTCTGGTGCCTTCGGCCTGGCCGAAGACAAGTCCGAGGCCTCGATCGCCTGCCGCCAGGTCGGGCCCGTGCGCGTGACCCAGCCGCTGCCCAAGCGCGAGGAGGTATACAGCGAGCGACTCTCCATTCTCTTCAAGCGCCTGCGCGTGGTGCGCATGGTCGATGGCCCGCGCAACACGCTGGTCTACCTGACCTACTCCGATCGCCTGGTCGAAGGCTCGCCGAAGAACAGCATCACCGCGGTGCCGATCGATCGTGCGATGCCGATCCCGCTGAAGTAG
- a CDS encoding ABC transporter ATP-binding protein, with product MSAPLSPTRAIGELYGALWRHAEGARGQLLGATGLLTSSQLLRLTLPWLAGQAINALQTGDIAGSGRWIAALAGIYVLSWVIHGPGRILERNVGLRVREAVADALYARIAAAPLDWHDGHHSGELQHRVHQASRALSDFAQNQFIYLTNIVNFIGPLVALTLLSRTSGAVAITGYVVIGIVIVRFDRALMHYARLENDADRRYVSALLDFLSNASTVIGLRLSAASRRLLHARMAAVSKPLRRTVVLNEGKWFSVDLMGLALTWGLVVVYVWQSRTPGQAVMLGSVFMIYQYAQQAAGVVTSMAANFSFFARMHTDYGSAAPIWVAPARIDDPAQEHIERDAAWRALQVDGLVWNYKPRGTPGTGEHVPSGLHGVALALGRGQRIALVGPSGGGKSTLLRVLAGLYAPAAGTLAIDGVPTPWPRLRAIATLIPQEIEVFEASVRENLGFGQPVDDEAIRDALHASTFDEVLAATHGDLDTLLSERGFNLSGGQRQRLCLARGVLAAQGSSLLLLDEPTSALDASTERRVLERIGAAFPDACLVASIHRLSLLERFDTVVLMEAGRIVDAGPRAAVLARQPSLRAHAPPSHGLQP from the coding sequence GTGAGCGCGCCCCTCTCACCGACTCGGGCGATCGGCGAGCTCTACGGCGCCCTCTGGCGCCATGCAGAAGGCGCGCGCGGCCAGTTGCTCGGCGCCACCGGGCTGCTCACCAGCTCGCAGCTGCTGCGACTCACCTTGCCCTGGCTGGCCGGCCAGGCCATCAATGCGCTGCAGACCGGCGACATCGCCGGCTCCGGCCGCTGGATCGCCGCGCTGGCGGGCATCTACGTGCTGTCCTGGGTAATCCACGGCCCGGGACGCATCCTCGAACGCAACGTGGGGCTGCGCGTGCGCGAGGCGGTGGCCGATGCGCTCTATGCGCGCATCGCTGCGGCGCCGCTGGACTGGCACGACGGCCACCACTCGGGCGAACTGCAGCACCGCGTGCACCAGGCGAGCCGCGCGCTGTCGGACTTCGCGCAGAACCAGTTCATCTACCTCACCAACATCGTCAATTTCATCGGCCCGCTGGTGGCGCTCACCCTGCTGTCGCGCACGAGCGGCGCAGTGGCGATCACCGGCTATGTGGTGATCGGCATCGTGATCGTGCGCTTCGACCGCGCGCTGATGCACTACGCCCGCCTGGAGAACGACGCCGACCGGCGCTACGTCTCGGCCCTGCTCGACTTCCTGTCGAACGCCTCGACCGTGATCGGCCTGCGGCTCTCGGCCGCCTCGCGCCGGCTGCTGCACGCGCGCATGGCTGCAGTGTCGAAACCGCTCAGGCGCACGGTGGTCCTCAACGAGGGCAAGTGGTTCTCCGTCGACCTGATGGGCCTGGCGCTCACCTGGGGCCTGGTCGTGGTCTACGTGTGGCAGTCGCGCACGCCGGGGCAGGCCGTGATGCTGGGCAGCGTGTTCATGATCTACCAGTACGCGCAGCAGGCCGCGGGCGTAGTGACCTCGATGGCGGCCAACTTCAGCTTCTTCGCGCGCATGCACACCGACTACGGCAGCGCGGCGCCGATCTGGGTCGCGCCCGCGCGCATCGACGACCCGGCGCAGGAGCACATCGAACGCGATGCGGCCTGGCGCGCCCTGCAGGTCGACGGCCTGGTCTGGAACTACAAGCCGCGCGGCACGCCGGGCACCGGCGAGCACGTGCCGAGCGGGCTGCACGGCGTGGCGCTCGCGCTCGGCCGCGGCCAGCGCATCGCGCTGGTGGGCCCCAGCGGCGGCGGCAAGAGCACGCTGCTGCGCGTGCTGGCTGGCCTCTACGCGCCCGCAGCCGGCACGCTCGCCATCGACGGCGTCCCGACGCCCTGGCCGCGCTTGCGCGCCATCGCGACCCTGATCCCGCAGGAGATCGAGGTCTTCGAGGCCAGCGTCCGGGAGAACCTCGGCTTCGGCCAGCCCGTGGACGACGAAGCGATCCGCGACGCATTGCATGCCAGCACCTTCGACGAGGTGCTCGCCGCCACGCATGGCGACCTCGACACCCTGCTGTCCGAACGCGGCTTCAATCTCTCGGGCGGCCAGCGGCAGCGCTTGTGCCTGGCGCGCGGCGTGCTCGCGGCACAGGGCAGCTCGCTGCTGTTGCTCGATGAGCCGACCAGCGCGCTCGACGCCTCGACCGAGCGCCGCGTGCTGGAGCGCATCGGCGCGGCCTTTCCCGACGCCTGCCTGGTCGCGTCCATCCATCGCCTGAGCCTGCTGGAACGCTTCGACACCGTGGTGCTGATGGAAGCGGGCCGCATCGTCGATGCGGGTCCACGCGCCGCTGTGCTGGCCCGCCAGCCCTCGCTGCGGGCCCATGCGCCGCCGTCCCACGGCCTCCAGCCTTAA
- a CDS encoding peptidoglycan DD-metalloendopeptidase family protein — MQSNTHVLRAGLVAAAVASLVACSTTPLPPLPPQRPLPSPPGATVKPPPPPAPPAFLRPAAGPTLSRFDGKTNKGVDIAGSLGDPILAAADGRVVYVGGELRGYGNMVIVKHNDTFLSAYAHAQQILVKEKDVVRQGQKIAEMGSSGADRVKLHFELRKQGVAVDPEPYLNGQLR, encoded by the coding sequence ATGCAATCCAACACCCATGTTCTCCGCGCCGGCCTCGTGGCCGCAGCGGTCGCCAGCCTGGTCGCGTGCAGCACGACGCCCCTGCCGCCCCTGCCGCCCCAGCGCCCGCTTCCCTCGCCCCCCGGCGCCACCGTCAAGCCGCCGCCACCGCCGGCACCGCCCGCGTTCCTGCGGCCCGCGGCCGGACCCACGCTGTCGCGCTTCGACGGGAAGACGAACAAGGGCGTGGACATCGCGGGCAGCCTGGGCGACCCGATCCTCGCCGCGGCCGATGGCCGCGTCGTCTATGTCGGCGGCGAGCTGCGCGGCTACGGCAACATGGTGATCGTGAAGCACAACGACACCTTCCTCAGCGCCTACGCACACGCGCAGCAGATCCTGGTCAAGGAGAAGGACGTCGTGCGCCAGGGCCAGAAGATCGCCGAGATGGGGAGCAGTGGCGCCGACCGCGTCAAGCTGCACTTCGAGCTGCGCAAGCAGGGCGTCGCGGTCGACCCCGAGCCCTACCTCAACGGCCAGCTGCGCTGA
- a CDS encoding phospholipase D family protein — protein sequence MGAEGAKHPGSAWGSGVVWLVALALAVLLAGCAGLPKGVERPPSYAITDTANTALGRLAVAGAPDAQQSGFRLLPLPAFSMHARLELARRAQRSIDVQYYLVQNDETGRYLLRTLRDAAERGVRVRVLIDDLYTAGADTLLASLAAYPNVEVRLFNPFPAGRGRLSTRLAASLLDIDRIHRRMHNKLFVADNAMAVVGGRNIANEYFMRDAGANFIDIDTLVTGAVVPRLSSLFDTYWNSPFAYPIESIAQAEGTPSQRRQRFEEMTWDAAMWAPQTPIERDLLGYQALAEDMEAGTLSLVWARAEAYADTPHKALGPPEERPRVAADAPEGVLFNVRRYVRAAEREALITTPYLIPGRGGMESVRRLRQRGVRFTLVTNSLAATDESLVHLGYRRYRPELVRLGVELYELSPKRVERTRRFGIFGSASGRLHGKAAVVDGKVVFIGSLNFDPRSDLHNTELGLFIHSPQIAAQLTSLIGFITMDAAYRVRLGPRGGIEWMSPSDDGGPDVVQHEEPETDFASRLKLELLAPLVPESLL from the coding sequence ATGGGGGCTGAAGGCGCGAAGCATCCTGGCAGCGCCTGGGGCAGCGGAGTCGTCTGGCTCGTTGCCTTGGCGCTCGCCGTGCTGCTGGCCGGCTGCGCGGGCCTGCCGAAGGGGGTGGAGCGCCCGCCCTCCTATGCGATCACCGACACCGCGAACACGGCGCTCGGCCGGCTCGCCGTGGCCGGTGCGCCGGATGCGCAGCAAAGCGGCTTCCGGCTGCTGCCGTTGCCGGCCTTTTCGATGCACGCGCGCCTCGAGCTGGCGCGGCGCGCGCAGCGCAGCATCGACGTGCAGTACTACCTGGTGCAGAACGACGAAACCGGCCGCTACCTGCTGCGCACGCTGCGCGACGCGGCCGAGCGCGGCGTGCGCGTGCGCGTGCTGATCGACGACCTCTACACCGCCGGCGCCGACACGCTGCTGGCGAGCCTGGCGGCCTATCCGAACGTGGAGGTGCGGCTCTTCAATCCGTTCCCGGCCGGGCGCGGGCGACTGTCCACGCGGCTGGCCGCCTCGCTGCTCGACATCGACCGCATTCATCGCCGCATGCACAACAAACTCTTCGTCGCCGACAACGCGATGGCGGTGGTGGGCGGGCGCAACATCGCCAACGAATACTTCATGCGCGATGCCGGAGCCAACTTCATCGACATCGACACGCTGGTGACGGGCGCGGTGGTGCCGCGGCTGTCCTCGCTGTTCGACACGTACTGGAACAGCCCTTTCGCATATCCGATCGAGTCGATCGCGCAGGCGGAGGGCACGCCTTCGCAGCGGCGGCAGCGCTTCGAGGAGATGACCTGGGACGCCGCGATGTGGGCCCCGCAGACGCCGATCGAGCGCGACCTGCTGGGCTACCAGGCGCTCGCCGAGGACATGGAGGCAGGCACGCTGTCACTGGTCTGGGCGCGGGCCGAGGCCTACGCCGACACGCCGCACAAGGCGCTGGGCCCGCCCGAGGAGCGCCCGCGCGTAGCGGCGGATGCGCCCGAGGGCGTGCTCTTCAACGTCCGGCGCTACGTGCGCGCGGCCGAGCGCGAGGCGTTGATCACCACGCCCTACCTGATCCCGGGGCGCGGGGGCATGGAATCCGTGCGCCGGCTGCGGCAACGCGGCGTGCGCTTCACGCTGGTGACCAACTCGCTGGCCGCCACTGACGAGTCGCTGGTGCACCTGGGCTACCGCCGCTACCGGCCCGAGCTGGTGCGCCTCGGCGTGGAGCTCTACGAGCTCAGCCCCAAGCGCGTCGAGCGGACGCGGCGCTTCGGCATTTTCGGCTCGGCCAGCGGGCGACTGCACGGCAAGGCTGCGGTGGTCGACGGCAAGGTGGTGTTCATCGGCTCGCTCAACTTCGATCCGCGCTCGGACCTGCACAACACGGAGCTGGGCCTGTTCATCCACAGCCCGCAGATTGCGGCGCAGCTCACCAGCCTGATCGGCTTCATCACCATGGATGCGGCCTACCGCGTGCGATTGGGGCCGAGGGGCGGCATCGAATGGATGAGCCCGTCGGACGACGGCGGCCCCGATGTCGTGCAGCACGAGGAGCCAGAGACCGATTTCGCCTCGCGCCTGAAGCTGGAGTTGCTTGCGCCGCTGGTACCCGAGAGCTTGCTGTAG
- a CDS encoding DUF1810 domain-containing protein, with the protein MNDAFELQRFVDAQAPVIDAVRRELRGGRKLSHWMWFVFPQLAGLGRSAMAQRYAIVSLAEARAYLAHSLLGPRLRECSALVLAVEGRDIHEIFGAPDDLKFWSSMTLFDAADPSEPVFRDCLDKYFGSRRDGETLVRIEGGDGG; encoded by the coding sequence ATGAACGATGCTTTCGAATTGCAGCGCTTCGTCGATGCGCAGGCGCCCGTGATCGACGCAGTGCGCCGCGAACTGCGCGGCGGCCGCAAGCTCAGCCACTGGATGTGGTTCGTGTTCCCGCAGTTGGCGGGCCTGGGCCGCAGCGCGATGGCGCAGCGCTATGCGATTGTCTCGCTGGCCGAGGCGCGCGCCTACCTGGCGCACTCGCTGCTCGGGCCGCGGCTGCGCGAATGCAGCGCGCTGGTGCTCGCGGTCGAGGGCCGCGATATCCACGAGATATTCGGCGCGCCGGACGACCTGAAGTTCTGGTCGTCCATGACCCTGTTCGATGCGGCCGATCCGTCGGAGCCGGTGTTTCGCGACTGCCTGGACAAGTACTTCGGCAGCCGGCGCGATGGCGAGACGCTGGTCCGGATCGAAGGCGGCGATGGGGGCTGA
- a CDS encoding LysR family transcriptional regulator, producing MNPANVTLRQLRAFVAIADAGGFAAAARRLHLTPSALSLLIKDLERGIEVRLFDRTTRATALSLAGSEFYPLARKVLDDLASALESTQDLEQKKRGTVRIACTPLYAATTLPELVLRYRQKFPAIAVYVLDSLNQQALARVMSGEADLGIAPQRQAPPELVQQSLLRDRMWLICRPDHPLAARSRVTWAQVLQAPFVSLTPDFTKRLQADLFKHSATLALNPAHEVSFITTALGMVQWGHGITAQPGRSLPLIEPFGLVARPLVGPVVHRHLSLFCKRDQPLSPAAASFRDFLREAMPALPVPPVRG from the coding sequence ATGAATCCGGCCAACGTCACGCTGCGGCAGCTCCGCGCCTTCGTCGCCATCGCCGATGCAGGTGGCTTCGCCGCCGCCGCGCGCCGGTTGCATCTCACGCCGTCGGCGCTGAGCCTGCTCATCAAGGATCTGGAGCGCGGCATCGAGGTGCGCCTGTTCGACCGCACCACGCGTGCGACCGCGCTGTCGCTGGCAGGCAGCGAGTTCTATCCGCTGGCACGCAAGGTGCTGGACGACCTCGCCAGCGCGCTCGAAAGCACGCAGGACCTGGAGCAGAAGAAGCGCGGCACCGTGCGCATCGCCTGCACGCCGCTCTACGCGGCCACCACCTTGCCCGAACTGGTCCTGCGCTACCGGCAGAAGTTTCCGGCCATTGCCGTGTACGTGCTGGACTCGCTCAACCAGCAGGCGCTGGCGCGCGTGATGAGCGGCGAGGCCGACCTGGGCATTGCGCCGCAGCGCCAGGCGCCGCCGGAGCTGGTGCAGCAAAGCCTGCTGCGCGACCGCATGTGGCTGATCTGCCGGCCCGACCACCCTCTGGCCGCCCGCAGCCGCGTGACCTGGGCGCAGGTGCTGCAAGCGCCTTTCGTCAGCCTCACGCCCGACTTCACCAAGCGGCTGCAGGCCGATCTCTTCAAGCACTCGGCCACGCTCGCACTGAACCCGGCGCACGAGGTGTCGTTCATCACCACGGCGCTGGGCATGGTGCAGTGGGGGCACGGCATCACGGCGCAGCCCGGCCGCTCGTTGCCGCTGATCGAGCCCTTCGGCCTGGTGGCCCGGCCTCTCGTCGGGCCGGTGGTGCACAGGCACCTGTCGCTGTTCTGCAAGCGTGACCAGCCGTTGTCGCCGGCGGCGGCCAGCTTCAGGGACTTCCTGCGCGAGGCGATGCCCGCGCTCCCCGTACCGCCGGTGCGCGGCTGA
- a CDS encoding hydroxypyruvate isomerase family protein yields MLRFDPNLRWLFTEVPMLERYEAAAAAGFRGVEVAFPYEYPAKEIAARLEFNGLELVQILSPFDWDAGERGLAALPGREQDFKASIRTAIDYAGQVGGPLIHVMPGKIGPQFERAQCMDLFLENIGWAADAARAAGLTLILEPCCRARFPDFLYHRIDEGVAVVKTLGRENVKLCFDTFHIQMEEGAIADRLRAAWPHIGHIQVGNVPGRHEPGTGEIHFPYLFGLIEELGWQGWIGCEYTPSGPTLDTLGWGAPYGLGARSEATTC; encoded by the coding sequence ATGCTGCGATTCGATCCCAATCTTCGATGGCTGTTCACCGAAGTTCCCATGCTGGAGCGCTACGAGGCCGCGGCGGCGGCCGGCTTCCGTGGCGTCGAGGTGGCCTTTCCCTATGAATACCCGGCCAAAGAGATTGCCGCGCGGCTCGAGTTCAACGGGCTCGAACTTGTGCAGATCCTCTCACCCTTCGACTGGGACGCGGGCGAGCGCGGCCTCGCCGCGTTGCCGGGGCGCGAGCAGGACTTCAAGGCCAGCATCCGCACGGCCATCGACTACGCGGGACAGGTGGGCGGCCCGCTGATCCACGTGATGCCCGGGAAGATCGGGCCGCAATTCGAACGTGCCCAGTGCATGGACCTCTTCCTGGAGAACATCGGCTGGGCGGCGGACGCAGCCCGCGCGGCCGGGCTCACGCTGATCCTCGAGCCTTGCTGCCGCGCGCGCTTTCCCGACTTCCTGTACCACCGCATCGACGAAGGCGTGGCGGTCGTGAAGACATTGGGCCGCGAGAACGTCAAGCTGTGCTTCGACACCTTCCACATCCAGATGGAGGAAGGCGCCATCGCCGACCGGCTGCGTGCCGCCTGGCCGCACATCGGCCATATCCAGGTCGGCAATGTGCCGGGTCGTCACGAGCCCGGCACGGGAGAGATCCATTTCCCCTACCTGTTCGGCTTGATCGAGGAACTGGGCTGGCAGGGATGGATCGGCTGCGAGTACACCCCTTCCGGCCCCACGCTGGACACCCTGGGCTGGGGCGCCCCCTATGGCCTGGGCGCACGCTCGGAGGCAACGACATGCTGA
- a CDS encoding Rieske 2Fe-2S domain-containing protein: protein MLSTADNELLTRTGAATPMGQYFRRFWQPVALSRELPERDGVPLRVNIMGEKLVAFRDSHGAVGLVDSRCPHRGADLYFGRNEDCAIRCVFHGWKFDLQGRPVELPNVPPGAAYHDTLRLKAYPTREYGDVVWAYMGPDPWSRALPEVPRLEFGALPAAHRFVTKKLQECNWAQSIEGALDTSHFSFLHMPAPGVPSNANPDAPADEKRLRWIREDPLPRFSILEHEVGFVVGGARRADDGVRYWRTAQFALPAHSTTPSTLPGETHFGYTWVPIDDENCWIYTYAWNPERPLSEDELRKFKAGHGVIAEVDDDFIPVRNRANEYLIDRHHQKHISFTGVRGVAEQDAMIQDSQGRIADRTQEHLSASDAAVVRFRRAVLGGAKALAAGTEPQAPLKHAAYRLRSGSWFASEGVSFEQVMLERFGDPVGRVASAAETSTATTLTG, encoded by the coding sequence ATGCTGAGCACTGCCGACAACGAACTGCTCACCCGCACGGGCGCCGCCACGCCGATGGGGCAGTACTTCCGCCGCTTCTGGCAACCCGTGGCGCTCTCGCGCGAGCTGCCTGAGCGCGACGGCGTGCCGCTGCGCGTGAACATCATGGGCGAGAAGCTGGTCGCATTCCGCGACAGCCACGGCGCAGTGGGCCTGGTGGACTCACGCTGCCCGCACCGCGGCGCCGACCTCTACTTCGGCCGCAACGAGGACTGCGCCATCCGCTGCGTGTTCCACGGCTGGAAGTTCGACCTGCAGGGCCGCCCCGTCGAGCTGCCGAATGTGCCGCCGGGCGCGGCCTACCACGACACGCTGCGGCTCAAGGCCTATCCGACGCGCGAGTACGGGGACGTGGTCTGGGCCTACATGGGGCCTGACCCCTGGAGCCGCGCGCTGCCGGAAGTGCCCCGGCTGGAGTTCGGCGCCCTGCCCGCCGCCCACCGCTTCGTCACGAAGAAGCTGCAGGAGTGCAACTGGGCCCAGTCCATCGAAGGCGCGCTGGACACCTCGCACTTCTCCTTTCTGCACATGCCGGCCCCTGGCGTGCCGTCGAACGCGAACCCTGACGCGCCGGCCGACGAGAAGCGCCTGCGCTGGATCCGCGAGGACCCGTTGCCGCGCTTCTCCATCCTCGAGCACGAGGTCGGCTTCGTGGTCGGTGGTGCCCGCCGCGCCGACGATGGTGTGCGCTACTGGCGCACCGCGCAGTTCGCGCTGCCGGCGCACAGCACCACGCCCTCGACGCTGCCGGGCGAGACCCATTTCGGCTACACCTGGGTGCCCATCGACGACGAGAACTGCTGGATCTACACCTACGCCTGGAACCCCGAGCGTCCGTTGTCCGAAGATGAACTGCGCAAGTTCAAGGCAGGCCATGGCGTCATCGCCGAGGTCGATGACGACTTCATCCCGGTCCGCAACCGGGCCAACGAGTACCTGATCGACCGCCACCACCAGAAGCACATCAGCTTTACCGGCGTGCGCGGCGTGGCCGAGCAGGACGCGATGATCCAGGACAGCCAAGGCCGCATCGCCGACCGGACGCAGGAGCACCTGTCGGCTTCCGATGCGGCGGTGGTGCGCTTCCGGCGCGCGGTGCTGGGCGGTGCCAAGGCGCTGGCCGCCGGCACGGAGCCGCAGGCGCCGCTGAAGCACGCGGCCTACCGCCTGCGCTCGGGCAGCTGGTTCGCGTCGGAAGGCGTGTCCTTCGAACAGGTCATGCTGGAGCGCTTCGGCGATCCCGTCGGCCGTGTCGCGTCCGCCGCCGAGACCTCGACGGCCACGACTCTCACCGGGTGA
- a CDS encoding Bug family tripartite tricarboxylate transporter substrate binding protein, translating into MIPKPLRQARSRALSWHRTLALAACALFGAAGAHAQAYPSKPVKLIIPYAVGGSTDQTGRLLARSLSERLGQAIVVENRAGAGGAVGHEFVAKAPADGYTLLFSAAGPLTVTPHTYAKLSYEPIKGFEPITLVATQPLLLVLNPAMKAGSVADLVQEAKAKPGKLTYGSFGNGSAAHLAGEYFKTLTGVDMVHVPYKGSGPALVDLVAGQIDLMFDVFSTAAPLVKGGKLKAIAITSSDRSPQFPQVPTMQQAGVADFEAGTWFGVLAPAGTPAPVIESLSKAINASLEEKELRDTLASQGATVRGGTPEQFNRFFLAEYEKWGKIVKSAGVTAE; encoded by the coding sequence ATGATTCCCAAGCCCCTCCGGCAGGCGCGCAGCCGAGCGCTCAGCTGGCACCGCACCCTGGCGCTAGCCGCCTGCGCGCTCTTCGGTGCGGCCGGCGCCCATGCGCAGGCCTACCCGAGCAAGCCCGTCAAGCTCATCATTCCCTACGCTGTCGGCGGCTCTACCGACCAGACGGGGCGCCTGCTGGCGCGCTCGCTGTCGGAGCGGCTCGGCCAGGCCATCGTTGTGGAGAACCGTGCCGGTGCCGGCGGCGCGGTGGGCCACGAGTTCGTCGCCAAGGCGCCGGCCGACGGCTACACCCTGCTCTTCAGCGCGGCAGGGCCGCTCACGGTGACACCGCACACCTACGCCAAGCTCAGCTACGAGCCCATCAAGGGCTTCGAGCCGATCACGCTCGTCGCCACGCAACCGCTGCTGCTGGTGCTCAATCCGGCCATGAAGGCCGGCAGTGTGGCGGACCTGGTGCAGGAGGCCAAGGCCAAGCCCGGCAAGCTCACCTACGGTTCTTTCGGCAACGGCAGCGCGGCACACCTCGCCGGTGAGTACTTCAAGACGCTGACCGGCGTGGACATGGTGCATGTGCCCTACAAGGGCAGCGGACCCGCGCTGGTCGACCTGGTCGCGGGTCAGATCGACTTGATGTTCGACGTGTTCAGCACCGCAGCGCCGTTGGTCAAGGGCGGCAAGCTGAAGGCGATCGCGATCACCTCCAGTGACCGCTCGCCGCAGTTCCCGCAGGTGCCCACCATGCAGCAGGCGGGCGTCGCAGACTTCGAGGCCGGCACCTGGTTCGGCGTGCTCGCGCCGGCCGGCACGCCGGCACCCGTGATCGAGAGCCTGTCGAAGGCCATCAACGCATCGCTCGAAGAAAAGGAGCTGCGCGACACGCTGGCGTCGCAGGGCGCCACGGTGCGCGGCGGCACGCCCGAGCAGTTCAACCGCTTCTTCCTGGCCGAGTACGAGAAGTGGGGAAAGATCGTGAAGTCGGCGGGCGTGACGGCGGAGTGA
- a CDS encoding carboxymuconolactone decarboxylase family protein yields the protein MNEERYARGWAKLKEVDGHAGEAVIESLKDIAPDFARLIIEFPFGDIYSRPGLDLKTRELAVVAALTAMGNASPQLKVHIHGARNVGCSRQEIVEVIMQMAVYAGFPAALNGLFAAKEIFSHEATE from the coding sequence ATGAATGAAGAACGGTATGCGCGCGGCTGGGCAAAGCTCAAGGAGGTCGATGGTCATGCTGGCGAAGCGGTGATCGAGAGCCTGAAGGACATCGCCCCTGACTTTGCCCGCCTGATCATCGAGTTTCCCTTCGGCGACATCTATTCGAGGCCGGGGCTCGATCTCAAGACTCGCGAGCTCGCCGTCGTGGCGGCGCTCACAGCGATGGGGAACGCTTCGCCGCAACTCAAGGTCCATATCCACGGTGCCCGCAACGTCGGCTGTTCTCGGCAGGAAATTGTCGAAGTCATCATGCAGATGGCCGTTTATGCCGGCTTTCCTGCAGCGCTCAACGGCCTCTTTGCGGCCAAGGAAATCTTCTCTCACGAGGCCACCGAATGA